A section of the Heterodontus francisci isolate sHetFra1 chromosome 7, sHetFra1.hap1, whole genome shotgun sequence genome encodes:
- the LOC137372433 gene encoding NADH-ubiquinone oxidoreductase chain 5-like, protein MCVCVCVYFCVCVCVCISLCVCVCVFLCVCISLCVCVYFCVCVCVFLCVCISACVCIYVCVFRHVCVFLCVCISVCVYFCVCVFLCVCISVCVCVCVCISVCVCVCCVYFCVCCVYICVCVYFYVCLYLCVCVVYFCVYLYFCMCVCISLCVFLCVCVSVCVCVCVSVCFCVCLYFCLCVCISVCVCISVCVCVFLCVCVFLCVCVSVCVCISVCVCVFLCVCVFLCVCVSVCVCVSVCVCISVCVCVFPCVCVYFRVCVCISVCLCVCISVCVCVYFCACVYFCACVYFCACVYFCACVYFCVCVYFCVCVYFCVYISCKGQRDGRDSDVCSGEFLDQYVSGPMRKEALLDLVLGNEVDQVDQVSRVVKVWNALPESVVEAGSIEAFKEELDEQMKRRNVQKGQGGVELAELLSQRAGMNLTDRMACFCAVTIVWFYVQELTLRHTRAILYQMELNHLACSAVCYMSTGADTGKLEGCTRTDENLSLPSIPCTCQTGVNHSLLPTVYCIFR, encoded by the exons atgtgtgtgtgtgtgtgtgtgtatttctgtgtgtgtgtgtgtgtgtgtatttctctgtgtgtgtgtgtgtgtgtatttctctgtgtgtgtatttctctgtgtgtgtgcgtatatttttgtgtgtgtgtgtgtgtatttttgtgtgtgtgtatttctgcatgtgtgtgtatttatgtgtgtgtatttcggcatgtgtgtgtatttctgtgtgtgtgtatttctgtgtgtgtgtatttctgtgtgtgtgtatttctgtgtgtttgtatttctgtgtgtgtttgtg tgtgtgtgtgtatttctgtgtgtgtttgtgtgtgttgtgtgtatttctgtgtgtgttgtgtatatatctgtgtttgtgtgtatttctaTGTGTgcctatatctgtgtgtgtgtgttgtgtatttctgtgtgtattTGTAtttttgtatgtgtgtttgtatttctttgtgtgtgtttctgtgtgtgtgtgtttctgtgtgtgtgt gtgtgtgtgtttctgtgtgtttctgtgtatgtttgtatttctgtctgtgtgtgtgtatttctgtgtgtgtgtgtatttctgtgtgtgtgtgtgtatttctgtgtgtgtgtgtgtttctgtgtgtgtgtgtttctgtgtgtgtgtgtatttctgtgtgtgtgtgtgtatttctgtgtgtgtgtgtgtttctgtgtgtgtgtgtttctgtgtgtgtgtgtgtttctgtgtgtgtgtgtatttccgtgtgtgtgtgtgtatttccgtgtgtgtgtgtgtatttccgtgtgtgtgtgtgtatttctgtatgtttgtgtgtttgtatttctgtatgtgt GTGTGTGTATTTCTGCGCGTGTGTGTATTTCTGCGCGTGTGTGTATTTCTGCGCGTGTGTATATTTCTGCGCGTGTGTATATTTCTGCGTGTGTGTATAtttctgcgtgtgtgtgtatttctgtgtgtataTTTCT tgtaaagggcagagagatgGAAGAGATTCTgacgtgtgttcaggagaatttctagatcagtatgtatctggtccaatgaggaaggaggcattgctggacctggttctggggaatgaggtggatcaagttgatcaagtgtca cgagtggttaaggtctggaatgcactgcctgaaagtgtggtggaggcaggttcaattgaggctttcaaagagGAATTGGACGAGCAAATGAAGAGAAGAAACGTGCAGAAAGGCCAGggtggagtggaactagctgagttgctgtcacagagagctggcatgaacttgacagaccgaatggcctgtttctgtgctgtaaccattgtttGGTTCtatgtgcaggagctgacactgagacacactcgggCCATACTGTACCAGATGGAACTGAATCAtttagcttgttctgctgtgtgcTATATGTCTACAGGTGCTGATACTGGGAAACTCGAGGGCTGTACAAGAACTGATGAGAATTTATCTTTGCCTAGTATCCCCTGTACgtgccagacaggagtgaatcattcccttttacccactgtgtactgTATATTTAGATGA